A portion of the Segatella copri DSM 18205 genome contains these proteins:
- a CDS encoding ATP-binding protein, giving the protein MDKYLSRSIDQALLEWKDNPRRKPLLVRGARQVGKSSTIRHLGKSFKYFLEVNVERNPEVMEFFKGCRDVKSIAAKLSDFFNVPVVPGETLLFLDEIQKSEDVIHSLWFFKEDYPELHVIAAGSLLEFALKDLASFGVGRVSSLFVYPMSFDEFLTAMGQEGLLRTKRNSSPTNPLPEAFYNRLVEAFRSYMLVGGMPEAVATYKETGSYRYSSDIVNEIIQGYQDDFAKYGAKANPLLLRQTLISVAHQAGAKFVYSRVEGQYRSAEVKVALEMLKDAGLIIPTYHTDANGVPLGAEINERVVKYLIHDTGVLLGILGIDDDIDDSIKEMMVADSIDLVDKGHVAEMMAGLELVKYSSPQKRHQLYYWQNMNKGTCAEVDYVIARSGNIVPIEVKSGVKGSMSSMYSLMRNPQKHIEMGIRCSLENFGTFESPDGKKINIIPLYAISNLFAEK; this is encoded by the coding sequence ATGGATAAATACTTGTCAAGAAGCATCGACCAGGCTTTGCTGGAATGGAAGGATAATCCTCGAAGAAAACCTCTTTTGGTGAGGGGCGCCCGACAGGTAGGCAAGTCGAGCACCATTCGGCATTTGGGCAAGAGCTTCAAATATTTTTTGGAAGTTAATGTGGAAAGAAATCCTGAGGTGATGGAATTCTTTAAGGGCTGTCGTGATGTGAAGAGCATAGCTGCTAAGCTATCCGACTTCTTTAATGTGCCGGTTGTTCCGGGCGAAACCCTTCTTTTTCTCGATGAGATACAAAAGAGCGAGGATGTCATTCACAGCCTTTGGTTCTTTAAGGAAGATTATCCTGAACTTCATGTCATTGCAGCAGGTTCGCTCCTGGAGTTTGCGCTGAAGGATTTGGCATCATTTGGAGTGGGCAGAGTAAGTTCACTGTTTGTCTATCCGATGTCTTTTGATGAATTCCTGACGGCAATGGGGCAAGAGGGGCTTCTTAGAACCAAGCGAAATAGCAGTCCTACGAATCCGCTGCCCGAGGCATTCTATAACAGATTGGTGGAGGCTTTTCGAAGTTATATGCTGGTTGGCGGAATGCCAGAAGCCGTGGCAACCTACAAGGAGACAGGGTCTTATCGCTATAGCAGTGATATTGTAAATGAAATCATCCAGGGGTATCAGGACGATTTTGCCAAGTACGGAGCCAAGGCAAATCCTCTGCTTTTGCGCCAAACTCTCATAAGCGTAGCGCATCAGGCTGGAGCCAAGTTTGTTTACAGTAGGGTAGAAGGACAATATCGTTCGGCAGAAGTAAAGGTGGCTTTGGAGATGCTGAAGGATGCCGGACTAATCATCCCGACCTATCATACGGATGCCAATGGGGTGCCGCTTGGGGCTGAAATCAACGAGCGGGTTGTGAAATATCTTATCCATGATACAGGCGTGCTGCTTGGAATCCTGGGAATAGATGACGACATCGACGACAGCATCAAGGAGATGATGGTGGCAGATTCCATCGATCTTGTTGACAAGGGGCATGTGGCAGAGATGATGGCGGGTTTGGAACTGGTTAAATATTCTTCTCCGCAGAAGCGGCATCAGTTGTACTATTGGCAAAACATGAACAAAGGTACTTGTGCCGAGGTGGATTATGTGATAGCTCGCAGTGGCAACATTGTTCCGATAGAAGTAAAATCGGGTGTGAAGGGTTCTATGAGCAGCATGTATTCGCTGATGCGCAATCCGCAGAAGCATATAGAAATGGGCATCCGCTGTTCTCTCGAAAACTTTGGTACATTCGAGAGTCCCGATGGCAAGAAGATAAACATCATTCCTCTTTATGCTATCTCCAATTTGTTTGCGGAGAAGTAG
- a CDS encoding site-specific DNA-methyltransferase: MDKLRMQSSNGVEDNITKIAQLFPDCVTETLDERSGRPKHLIDFEKLKQNLSDSVMSERAERYQFTWPDKSKAILLANSPINATLRPCREDSVDFDNTQNLYIEGDNLDVLKCLKETYLHKVKMIYIDPPYNTGKDFIYGDNYAEEADNYLSNSEQYDDQGNRLATNMETNGRFHTDWLNMIYPRLKVAKDFLKEDGVIFISIDDHEVTNLHKVCDEIFGAANFTGCIVLQTATDNNPRQINTEHEYILCYCKNKDAQEYWYADSEKAKLIQKKYTELKAIYGNDIETIQTELRTWIKLNKEELKGVAHYDNVDEKGVFHDGDIANTTFGGYDYTILHPITHKACKVPEKGFRFPQETMVKMIANNDIMFGVDETTLIKPKKRLENAKDVLRSVIYEDGRSSTKQFEALMARDIFQNPKSTTILSRLFNFVIEKDDYIMDFFSGSASTAETTMQLNNKHQELNLKYILVQIPENIDKVIETAKDKAKKTAKNAINFLDSIHKPHTICEIGKERIRRAGKKIKEESPLTTQDLDIGFRVLKLDSTNMQDIYYSPKDISQADLFSQVDNVKPDRTGEDLLFQVMLELGATLDSKIETTMVAGKTIYNVAEGYLVACFDPNVTDEVVKAIAQMQPAYAVLRDTSMKDDSTATNFEQIFKTYSPDTVTKIL, from the coding sequence ATGGACAAATTAAGAATGCAGAGTAGTAATGGTGTCGAGGACAACATTACGAAAATTGCGCAGCTGTTTCCCGACTGCGTTACGGAGACTTTAGATGAAAGAAGCGGCCGGCCAAAGCACCTCATAGATTTCGAGAAACTCAAGCAGAATCTTTCTGATAGCGTGATGTCAGAAAGAGCAGAACGCTACCAGTTTACCTGGCCCGACAAGAGCAAGGCGATTCTCCTTGCCAACTCTCCTATCAATGCCACACTTCGCCCTTGCCGTGAAGACAGCGTTGATTTCGACAACACCCAGAACCTTTATATCGAGGGAGACAACCTCGATGTTCTCAAATGTCTGAAGGAGACTTACCTCCATAAGGTGAAAATGATCTACATCGACCCACCTTACAACACAGGAAAAGATTTCATCTATGGGGATAATTATGCAGAAGAGGCTGATAATTATCTTTCCAATAGTGAACAATACGATGATCAAGGAAATCGATTGGCTACAAACATGGAAACAAATGGAAGGTTCCATACTGATTGGCTCAACATGATATATCCTCGTCTGAAGGTAGCAAAAGACTTCCTTAAAGAAGATGGTGTAATTTTTATTTCTATTGATGATCATGAAGTCACGAACTTACATAAAGTATGTGATGAAATTTTTGGAGCAGCAAACTTTACTGGATGTATAGTTTTACAAACAGCAACAGACAACAATCCACGTCAAATAAATACGGAACACGAATATATACTTTGTTATTGCAAAAATAAGGATGCTCAAGAATACTGGTATGCTGATAGTGAAAAAGCAAAGCTAATTCAGAAAAAGTATACAGAGCTAAAAGCTATATATGGGAATGATATCGAAACCATTCAAACTGAGTTACGTACATGGATAAAGTTAAATAAAGAAGAACTAAAAGGGGTTGCACATTATGACAATGTTGACGAGAAGGGAGTATTCCATGATGGTGACATTGCTAATACTACATTCGGAGGCTATGACTATACAATATTGCATCCTATAACACATAAAGCATGCAAGGTGCCAGAAAAAGGTTTCAGATTTCCACAGGAAACAATGGTAAAAATGATAGCCAATAATGATATCATGTTTGGTGTAGATGAAACAACATTAATCAAGCCCAAGAAAAGACTTGAAAATGCTAAAGATGTATTACGTTCTGTAATTTATGAAGATGGTCGTTCTTCAACAAAACAATTTGAAGCACTTATGGCAAGAGACATCTTCCAAAATCCAAAATCAACGACTATACTTAGCAGACTCTTTAACTTTGTTATAGAGAAAGATGATTATATCATGGATTTCTTTTCGGGTAGTGCTTCGACTGCAGAGACTACAATGCAACTCAATAATAAACACCAAGAATTAAATCTTAAATATATACTGGTTCAAATTCCTGAAAATATAGATAAAGTTATTGAGACTGCAAAAGATAAGGCAAAGAAAACTGCAAAGAATGCTATAAACTTTCTGGATTCAATCCATAAACCTCACACAATCTGCGAAATCGGCAAGGAAAGAATCCGCCGTGCCGGCAAGAAAATCAAGGAGGAGTCTCCTTTAACCACCCAGGACCTCGATATAGGCTTCCGTGTGTTGAAACTCGATTCCACCAATATGCAGGACATTTACTATTCTCCAAAGGATATTTCGCAAGCCGACCTCTTCTCGCAGGTTGATAATGTGAAGCCGGATAGAACGGGCGAAGACCTGCTCTTCCAGGTGATGCTTGAACTCGGTGCAACCCTGGATTCGAAGATAGAAACGACAATGGTAGCTGGCAAGACCATCTATAACGTTGCCGAAGGATACCTCGTGGCTTGTTTCGACCCGAATGTTACCGACGAAGTAGTAAAAGCCATCGCCCAGATGCAGCCAGCCTATGCCGTGCTCCGTGACACCAGCATGAAGGACGATTCCACCGCCACCAACTTCGAGCAGATCTTTAAAACATATTCTCCTGACACGGTCACCAAAATTCTTTAG
- a CDS encoding type III restriction-modification system endonuclease codes for MKLKFKIQQYQTDAVESVINVFKGQPNQANLEYRMDKGKLYVVDSKKHDIKFVQTNVFADSDDAGNSLGYKNNRLAMDKVALFDNIRQIQTENNIHQDEELCQKLGACQLDVEMETGTGKTYVYIKTMFELNKHYGWTKFIVVVPSIAIREGVKKSFDITVDHFMEQYGKKARYFIYDSSSLNDIDTFSQSNDISVMIINTQAFNTMKEGAKNKAARIINSERDEFGSRKPIAVLAANNPIIILDEPQKMGGAATQTALKAFNPLFTLNYSATHKEHHNTVYVLDALDAYNHKLVKKIEVVGFELKNLKGTDSYIYFTELLLSKDKAPQVRLEIEQQSTTGAIKRIYKKLGEGDDLYSASGNMLQYKGFMITDIVVDAHQPSRSQVKFSNGESLMLKEVIGNVTADHKARIQIRETIKAHFRKESALFHRGIKCLSLFFIDEVAKYRQYDEDGNALLGRYGEIFEQEYRAELNENQNMYDPEYMQYLSCIPVNKTHEGYFSIDPKTKRIKDSDEKKGAGSDDVSAYDLIMKDKERLLSLDPTYSPVRFIFSHSALREGWDNPNIFQICSLRQANSISQKRQEVGRGLRLCVDNKGVRQDADTLQGQVQQINRLTVIASEGYADFVNDLQKNISEDLYDRPKVADIDYFDGKTFTIEDGSKHSITTSEAKKIYFYLVKNGYVDDESHVTDAYRSAATSGTLATLPDEIKPYGKWIHKLIEGVWNPSALDGMIENGSTPQTPENRLNENFTKKEFQELWNRINHKYAYTVNFESKELIEKAIAAINKELVVSKLSYVVTRGVQKTELKHDDMKAGSMMVQEEMQHDDLRTDVVSTVKYDLLGKIAANTRLTRKTIAGILSQIMPSKFDMYKVNPEEFIRRVSRLILEQKATIIVDHISYNEIEGSYDSAIFTEEKHTSLDKAYQGRKSIVDYVFTDGTAKQSVERKFVEDLDTSTDVAVYAKLPKGFHIPTPVGNYSPDWAIAFKDGTVKHVYFVAETKGSMSTLDLRGIEDGKIACADRLFEQLSGSGIYYHKVTNYDDLMEWVK; via the coding sequence ATGAAACTGAAGTTTAAGATACAACAATATCAGACCGATGCCGTGGAGAGCGTCATCAACGTCTTTAAGGGGCAGCCCAACCAAGCCAACCTGGAATACAGGATGGATAAGGGAAAACTGTATGTGGTTGACAGCAAGAAGCATGACATCAAATTCGTTCAAACCAATGTTTTTGCTGATAGCGATGATGCTGGCAATAGCCTAGGCTATAAGAACAACCGCCTTGCCATGGATAAGGTGGCTCTCTTTGACAACATCCGACAGATTCAGACAGAGAACAACATCCATCAGGATGAAGAACTCTGTCAGAAACTCGGTGCCTGCCAGCTCGACGTAGAGATGGAAACCGGTACGGGAAAGACATACGTCTATATCAAGACGATGTTCGAACTGAACAAGCACTATGGCTGGACCAAGTTTATCGTGGTGGTTCCAAGCATCGCTATCCGAGAAGGAGTGAAGAAAAGCTTCGACATCACGGTAGATCACTTCATGGAGCAGTATGGCAAGAAGGCTCGCTACTTCATCTACGACAGCAGCAGCCTCAATGACATCGATACCTTCTCGCAGAGCAACGACATCAGCGTGATGATTATCAATACCCAGGCCTTCAACACCATGAAGGAAGGAGCCAAGAACAAGGCGGCACGCATCATCAACTCCGAACGCGATGAGTTCGGTTCCCGAAAGCCGATTGCCGTTCTTGCTGCCAACAACCCTATCATCATCCTGGATGAACCGCAGAAGATGGGAGGTGCCGCTACACAGACGGCACTCAAAGCCTTCAATCCGCTCTTCACCCTGAACTACTCCGCTACCCACAAGGAACACCACAACACGGTGTATGTGCTCGATGCACTTGATGCCTACAACCACAAACTGGTGAAGAAAATAGAGGTAGTAGGCTTCGAACTGAAGAACCTGAAAGGTACCGACAGCTATATCTATTTTACAGAACTGCTGCTCTCGAAAGACAAGGCACCACAGGTTAGACTGGAGATAGAACAGCAGAGCACTACGGGAGCCATCAAACGAATCTACAAGAAGTTGGGCGAAGGCGATGACCTCTATAGTGCCTCCGGAAACATGCTGCAATACAAGGGGTTCATGATTACCGACATCGTGGTGGATGCCCACCAGCCAAGTCGCAGCCAGGTGAAGTTCAGCAACGGCGAAAGTCTGATGCTGAAGGAGGTAATCGGCAACGTAACTGCCGACCACAAGGCTCGCATCCAGATAAGGGAAACCATCAAGGCGCACTTCCGCAAAGAGAGTGCGCTCTTCCATCGCGGCATCAAGTGCCTCTCGCTTTTCTTCATCGACGAGGTTGCCAAGTATCGCCAGTATGATGAAGACGGCAATGCGCTGCTTGGACGCTATGGGGAGATATTTGAACAGGAATATCGTGCAGAGCTGAACGAAAATCAGAATATGTACGACCCGGAGTATATGCAGTATCTCAGCTGCATTCCAGTCAACAAGACCCATGAGGGTTATTTCTCCATCGACCCCAAGACCAAGCGCATCAAGGACAGCGACGAGAAGAAGGGAGCCGGAAGCGATGATGTATCGGCTTACGACCTGATTATGAAGGACAAGGAACGCCTGCTGAGTCTCGACCCAACTTATTCACCAGTTCGCTTCATCTTCTCCCACTCTGCCTTGAGAGAAGGTTGGGACAATCCGAACATCTTCCAGATCTGTTCGCTCAGACAAGCGAACAGCATCTCGCAGAAGCGTCAGGAAGTGGGACGAGGATTGCGACTCTGCGTTGACAACAAGGGAGTACGACAGGATGCCGATACCCTGCAGGGACAGGTGCAGCAGATTAACCGCCTTACCGTGATTGCCTCTGAGGGCTATGCTGATTTCGTAAACGACCTGCAGAAGAATATTTCGGAAGATCTCTACGACCGTCCGAAGGTTGCCGACATCGATTACTTCGACGGAAAGACTTTCACGATTGAGGATGGCAGCAAGCACAGCATCACGACATCAGAAGCCAAGAAGATTTATTTCTATCTGGTAAAGAACGGTTATGTGGATGACGAAAGTCATGTAACCGATGCTTACCGCTCTGCTGCAACATCAGGAACACTCGCAACATTGCCAGATGAAATAAAGCCATACGGCAAATGGATTCACAAACTGATAGAAGGCGTTTGGAATCCTTCTGCCCTTGACGGTATGATAGAGAACGGAAGTACGCCGCAGACTCCAGAGAACAGACTGAATGAGAACTTTACGAAGAAGGAGTTCCAGGAACTTTGGAATCGCATCAACCACAAATATGCCTATACGGTGAACTTCGAAAGCAAGGAACTGATAGAGAAAGCCATTGCTGCCATCAACAAGGAACTGGTGGTTTCGAAACTGAGCTACGTAGTAACCCGAGGAGTGCAGAAGACGGAACTGAAACATGACGATATGAAGGCGGGCAGCATGATGGTGCAGGAAGAAATGCAGCATGATGACCTGAGAACGGATGTAGTAAGCACCGTGAAGTACGACCTGCTAGGCAAGATAGCCGCCAACACCCGATTGACCCGCAAAACCATCGCCGGGATTCTATCCCAAATCATGCCAAGCAAGTTTGATATGTACAAGGTGAATCCGGAAGAGTTTATCCGCAGGGTAAGTCGTCTGATACTGGAGCAGAAAGCCACCATCATCGTAGATCATATCAGTTACAACGAGATAGAGGGAAGCTACGATTCCGCCATCTTTACGGAGGAGAAGCATACCTCACTCGACAAGGCTTACCAGGGAAGGAAGAGCATCGTGGATTATGTGTTTACCGATGGAACGGCAAAGCAGAGTGTGGAACGCAAGTTCGTGGAAGACCTCGATACGAGCACCGATGTTGCCGTATATGCCAAATTGCCAAAAGGCTTCCACATTCCTACCCCTGTGGGCAATTATTCTCCCGACTGGGCGATAGCCTTCAAGGATGGTACCGTGAAGCATGTCTATTTCGTAGCCGAAACCAAGGGCAGCATGTCAACCCTCGACTTGCGAGGCATAGAAGATGGCAAGATAGCCTGTGCCGACAGGCTATTCGAACAACTCTCAGGTTCGGGCATCTACTATCATAAGGTAACCAACTACGACGACTTGATGGAATGGGTGAAATAA
- a CDS encoding helicase-related protein has protein sequence MEQPKQINNTSERLVDDLKSRLSTQSRISIAAASFSIYAFEAMKAELEKVEEVRFIFTSPTFVADRTKKEKREFYIPKLNRERNLYGTEFEIKLRNQLSQKAIAKECAAWIRKKVKFKSNSSQEGMGGFLHLCDGEPSALPVFDMNVPSKQHVYLPFDDFSTTQLGCEKGNNVYTMVNVLPSPSAEAYLQIFNQQWENDEKFKDVTARVLEYIETVYQENAPEYIYFIALYNIFHEFLEDISEDVLPNERTGFKNSLIWNKLYNFQKDAALAIINKLEKYNGCILADSVGLGKTFTALAVIKYYENRNKSVLVLCPKKLNENWITFRSNYKNNPIAGDRLRYDILFHTDLSREHGSSNGLNLDHINWGNYDLVVIDESHNFRNGGNVDEEEDDDEQLEERKENRYQKLMNRVIRTGVKTKVLMLSATPVNNRFGDLKNQLQLAYEGRSSSFDEALGLGKNVDDIFTNAQKVYNHWAKLKAEERTTERLLNDLSYDFFQLLDAVTIARSRSHIMKYYDTSAIGDFPHRLPPISRRPKLTDISNAINFKDIATELDNLNLSIYTPSLYLHDSARNSYTIDYDGSGLSIDGREKGLRNLMATNLLKRLESSVNSFRLTLERITAYINETISLIDQEAEEIRGFRLRDMDYISWRRDLAADQEVLRMLLLMLEDITPAHDSKLQMLIADLKEKFTHPINKDNRKVLIFTAFADTADYLYQELAGRIKAGCGLNVALITGSTEGKCTIPKFECTFNNVLTFFSPISKDKGDIFDEKDAAKKPWIHENIDVLIATDCISEGQNLQDCDYLINYDIHWNPVRIIQRFGRIDRIGSRNKDIQLVNYWPDMELDEYIQLKGRVESRMKATILTSTGDDNLLSDNEKGDLEYRRKQLKHLQEEVIDIEDMDTGINIMDLGLNEFRLDLLSYIKEHPDIEHAPFGMNAVAGAKGDVKPGVIYVLKNRNNAVNIDKKNLLHPFYMVYLSDDGEVICDHLHPKKLLDTLRLLCKDKKEYDRNLCALLSKETSDGRHMEHYSDLLQKAIDSMVRIKEESDIDSLFSLGETTALTNDIKGLDDFELITFLVIR, from the coding sequence ATGGAACAGCCGAAACAGATAAACAATACCAGCGAACGATTGGTGGACGACCTGAAATCGAGGTTGTCCACCCAAAGTCGCATATCCATCGCCGCCGCCTCTTTCTCCATCTACGCCTTCGAAGCCATGAAGGCGGAACTGGAGAAGGTGGAGGAAGTGCGCTTTATCTTCACCTCGCCAACCTTTGTGGCCGACAGGACGAAGAAAGAAAAGCGGGAGTTTTACATTCCGAAGTTGAACCGTGAGCGCAACCTCTATGGTACAGAGTTTGAAATCAAGCTCCGTAACCAGCTGTCGCAGAAAGCTATCGCCAAGGAGTGTGCGGCATGGATTCGGAAGAAAGTGAAATTCAAGTCCAATTCTTCACAGGAAGGAATGGGCGGATTTCTGCATCTCTGTGATGGTGAACCTTCTGCCCTACCTGTCTTTGACATGAATGTGCCCAGCAAGCAGCATGTTTATCTTCCTTTTGATGATTTCAGCACCACCCAACTGGGTTGCGAAAAGGGCAACAATGTCTATACGATGGTCAATGTGCTGCCTTCTCCTTCTGCCGAGGCTTATCTGCAGATCTTCAACCAGCAATGGGAGAACGATGAGAAATTCAAGGACGTAACTGCCAGGGTTTTGGAATACATCGAGACGGTTTATCAAGAGAATGCGCCCGAATACATCTACTTCATCGCTCTCTACAACATCTTCCATGAATTTCTGGAAGATATTTCTGAAGATGTTCTTCCCAATGAGCGGACCGGTTTCAAGAACAGTCTCATTTGGAACAAGCTATACAACTTCCAGAAGGATGCGGCACTCGCCATCATCAACAAGTTGGAGAAATACAACGGTTGTATTCTTGCCGACAGTGTGGGATTAGGAAAGACCTTTACTGCACTAGCTGTCATCAAGTATTACGAAAACCGCAACAAGAGTGTGCTGGTGCTTTGCCCGAAAAAGCTGAATGAGAACTGGATTACCTTCCGTTCCAATTACAAGAACAATCCGATAGCTGGCGACCGTCTACGCTACGACATTCTCTTCCATACCGACCTTTCACGAGAACATGGAAGTTCCAACGGCTTGAATCTGGACCACATCAACTGGGGCAACTACGACCTCGTGGTCATCGACGAAAGCCATAACTTCCGCAATGGAGGAAACGTGGATGAAGAGGAAGATGATGATGAGCAGCTTGAGGAAAGAAAGGAAAACAGATATCAGAAACTGATGAACCGGGTGATTCGTACTGGTGTGAAGACGAAGGTACTGATGCTGAGTGCTACCCCTGTAAACAATAGGTTTGGTGATTTGAAGAACCAGTTGCAGCTGGCTTACGAAGGCAGAAGCAGCTCGTTTGACGAAGCATTGGGACTAGGCAAGAACGTAGATGACATCTTTACGAATGCCCAGAAGGTATATAACCACTGGGCAAAACTAAAAGCAGAAGAACGCACAACGGAAAGGCTGCTCAACGACCTGAGCTACGATTTTTTCCAGTTGCTGGATGCCGTGACCATCGCCCGTTCGCGCAGCCACATCATGAAGTATTATGATACCAGTGCCATCGGTGATTTTCCACATCGTCTGCCTCCTATCTCCCGTCGTCCGAAACTCACCGACATCAGCAATGCCATCAACTTCAAGGATATTGCCACAGAACTGGACAATCTGAATCTGTCTATCTACACCCCGTCGCTCTATCTGCACGATAGCGCCAGGAACAGCTATACCATCGACTATGATGGAAGCGGCTTGTCTATCGACGGACGAGAGAAGGGACTACGGAATCTGATGGCTACCAACCTGCTGAAACGACTGGAAAGTTCGGTCAACTCCTTCCGCCTCACCTTGGAGCGCATCACGGCTTACATCAACGAAACCATCTCGCTCATCGATCAGGAAGCTGAAGAGATAAGAGGTTTCAGACTCAGAGATATGGATTATATCAGTTGGCGAAGAGATCTGGCAGCAGATCAGGAAGTACTCAGGATGCTGCTCCTGATGCTGGAAGATATTACGCCAGCCCATGACAGCAAGCTGCAAATGCTGATAGCAGACTTGAAGGAGAAATTTACCCATCCTATCAACAAGGATAACCGGAAGGTGCTCATCTTCACAGCCTTTGCCGATACGGCAGACTATCTCTATCAGGAACTTGCCGGAAGAATCAAGGCAGGCTGCGGATTGAACGTTGCCCTCATCACGGGTAGTACCGAGGGCAAATGCACCATTCCGAAGTTTGAGTGTACATTCAATAATGTGCTCACCTTCTTCTCGCCCATCTCCAAAGACAAAGGTGACATCTTTGATGAAAAGGATGCAGCTAAGAAGCCATGGATTCATGAAAACATCGATGTGCTCATCGCTACAGACTGTATCTCGGAAGGTCAGAACCTGCAAGACTGCGACTATCTGATTAACTACGATATCCATTGGAATCCCGTACGCATCATCCAGCGTTTTGGACGTATTGACCGTATTGGCAGCCGGAACAAGGATATACAGTTGGTAAACTACTGGCCTGATATGGAACTGGACGAATATATCCAGTTGAAAGGCAGAGTGGAAAGCCGTATGAAAGCCACCATTCTGACTTCTACTGGAGATGACAACCTACTGAGCGACAACGAAAAGGGCGACCTGGAATATCGCAGAAAGCAGTTGAAGCATCTGCAGGAAGAAGTGATTGACATTGAGGATATGGACACCGGTATCAACATCATGGACCTGGGACTGAACGAGTTTCGTCTCGACCTCTTATCGTATATCAAGGAACATCCCGACATAGAGCATGCTCCTTTCGGAATGAATGCTGTGGCAGGTGCAAAGGGCGATGTCAAGCCCGGTGTCATCTATGTATTGAAGAATCGCAATAATGCTGTGAACATCGACAAGAAAAACCTACTTCATCCTTTCTATATGGTGTATCTGTCGGATGATGGCGAGGTTATCTGCGACCATCTTCATCCCAAGAAACTACTGGATACCCTGCGATTGCTCTGCAAGGACAAGAAGGAATACGACAGAAATCTTTGTGCCCTGCTGAGTAAGGAAACCAGCGACGGCAGACACATGGAACATTATAGCGACCTGTTGCAGAAGGCCATCGACAGTATGGTACGCATCAAGGAAGAGAGCGACATAGACAGTCTTTTCTCGTTGGGTGAAACCACGGCTTTGACTAATGATATCAAGGGATTGGATGATTTCGAACTCATCACCTTCCTGGTTATCAGATAA
- a CDS encoding DUF4391 domain-containing protein has product MNILNFPDFTLVNRVVPKIAFYSHLEVTARMKSAFIENVEQVVWLYKLAPSNLHVADGKNVHELTIFLIKLKKGISDCSDIFRYIDSKLPRHTIFIIQQDNRYRLLVNYKQWKDASAGTFEIIKSFSTDWLSEEMLSLCLDSTSNMDTLYESLVRQIASTQITSSQQDLHQAVSHTIHIEAIKKEMTAIRKKELKELQPQKKFALHQKYMKLKKKLEEHI; this is encoded by the coding sequence ATGAATATATTAAATTTCCCCGACTTTACGTTGGTAAACCGAGTAGTACCCAAGATAGCTTTTTATAGCCATCTTGAGGTAACGGCTCGCATGAAATCTGCATTTATTGAGAATGTAGAGCAGGTAGTTTGGCTCTATAAGTTGGCACCCAGCAATCTGCATGTGGCAGATGGAAAGAATGTTCACGAACTCACCATCTTTCTTATTAAGCTTAAGAAAGGAATTTCAGACTGTTCAGACATCTTCCGCTATATTGATAGCAAGTTACCCCGACATACGATTTTCATCATTCAGCAGGATAATCGTTATCGCTTATTGGTAAACTACAAGCAATGGAAGGATGCTTCTGCTGGCACATTCGAGATCATCAAGTCATTTTCTACAGACTGGTTATCAGAAGAAATGCTATCTCTCTGTCTGGATAGTACTTCTAATATGGATACACTCTATGAATCCTTGGTTCGCCAGATTGCATCAACCCAGATTACTTCCTCGCAGCAGGATCTGCATCAAGCCGTTTCCCATACCATCCACATCGAAGCGATAAAAAAGGAAATGACAGCCATCAGAAAGAAAGAACTGAAAGAGCTGCAACCGCAAAAGAAATTCGCCTTGCATCAGAAATATATGAAGCTAAAAAAGAAATTGGAGGAACATATTTAG
- a CDS encoding helix-turn-helix domain-containing protein: MKTNKLMDEIRKSTPADTNKQVDLCVAIANRVFELLQERNMKQRDFARALGKTETEVSRWLSGTHNLTLATIAKMATILGDDIITTKQSHRPYKLPNTQNVAMMVAEDMCKK, translated from the coding sequence ATGAAAACAAATAAACTGATGGATGAAATCCGCAAGTCAACTCCTGCGGACACAAACAAACAAGTCGACTTATGCGTTGCTATTGCCAACAGAGTCTTTGAACTATTACAGGAACGAAATATGAAACAGCGTGATTTCGCAAGAGCTCTTGGCAAGACTGAAACAGAAGTAAGTCGTTGGCTGAGTGGAACACATAATCTCACATTAGCTACAATTGCAAAGATGGCGACGATTCTTGGTGATGATATCATTACCACAAAACAGAGCCATCGTCCATACAAACTTCCAAATACGCAAAATGTAGCTATGATGGTAGCTGAAGATATGTGCAAAAAATAG